A genomic window from Halorubrum lacusprofundi ATCC 49239 includes:
- a CDS encoding helix-hairpin-helix domain-containing protein, with protein sequence MSRNDEVAALLEEFADLLEATGVEYKPTAYRRAAENVREHTAPIENLAGEGEDAVAEIDRVGDAIASKIVEYFETGSIEELEALRSELPADIGALTAVEGVGPKTVGSLYEALGITTLDELEAAAEAEQIREVSGFGAKTEENILDNIPFAREARKRTRLGDARPVADAALSYLDDLDAVASVEVCGSIRRWKDTIGDIDLLVASDAREPIVEAFTEWPEADATIEAGTGKASVRASGTRVDLRIVDGEEFGAALQYFTGSRAHNVAVRNRAIDRGLKLNEYGLFDISDVDDPDAGQRVGERVAGETEDGVYEALDMDPVPPELRENNGEVAAAAAGELPNLVETKDLRGDLHTHTDWSDGGFSIAEMIEAAAERGYDAHAVTDHAAGPGIFGNTGLDEAEIAAQADAVADAIDAVDGAVWAGEGGAGESGAGEPTDADIEVFHGIEANIDAEGEITTDDDTLADLDIVVASPHSALGQDPDAATERLIRAVEHPYVDILGHPTGRIINSRPGIAPDVAAVVEAAAAAGTAIEVNANPARLDADGDMVRAAIDAGATIAVNTDAHAPRELDNARYGVHTARRGWAETADVLNARSPDEIRAFLDG encoded by the coding sequence ATGAGCCGTAACGACGAGGTCGCCGCCCTCCTCGAGGAGTTCGCCGACCTGCTCGAAGCGACAGGCGTCGAGTACAAGCCGACCGCCTACCGCCGCGCCGCGGAGAACGTCCGCGAACACACCGCGCCGATCGAGAACCTCGCCGGGGAGGGAGAGGACGCGGTCGCCGAGATCGACCGCGTGGGCGACGCCATCGCGTCGAAGATCGTCGAGTACTTCGAGACGGGATCGATCGAGGAGCTGGAGGCGCTCCGCTCGGAGCTCCCCGCCGACATCGGGGCGCTGACCGCGGTCGAGGGCGTCGGTCCGAAGACGGTCGGCAGCCTCTACGAGGCGCTCGGGATCACGACGCTCGACGAACTAGAGGCGGCAGCCGAGGCAGAACAGATCCGCGAGGTCTCCGGCTTCGGCGCGAAGACAGAGGAGAACATCCTCGACAACATCCCGTTCGCGCGCGAGGCCCGGAAGCGCACCCGCCTCGGCGACGCGCGCCCGGTCGCCGACGCCGCCCTGTCGTACCTCGACGACCTCGACGCGGTCGCGTCGGTCGAGGTGTGCGGCTCGATCCGGCGCTGGAAAGACACCATCGGCGACATCGATCTGCTCGTCGCCAGCGACGCGCGCGAGCCCATCGTCGAGGCGTTCACCGAGTGGCCCGAGGCCGACGCGACGATCGAGGCCGGCACCGGGAAGGCGAGCGTTCGCGCGAGCGGCACCCGGGTGGACCTCCGAATCGTCGACGGCGAGGAGTTCGGCGCCGCGCTCCAGTACTTCACCGGCTCGCGCGCCCACAACGTCGCGGTGCGCAACCGCGCGATCGACCGCGGCCTGAAGCTCAACGAGTACGGCCTCTTCGACATCTCCGACGTCGACGACCCCGACGCGGGCCAGCGGGTCGGCGAGCGCGTCGCGGGCGAGACCGAGGACGGCGTCTACGAGGCGCTCGACATGGATCCCGTGCCGCCCGAACTCCGGGAGAACAACGGCGAGGTCGCGGCGGCCGCGGCGGGCGAGCTTCCCAACCTCGTCGAGACCAAAGACCTGCGCGGCGACCTCCACACCCACACCGACTGGTCGGACGGCGGGTTCTCGATCGCGGAGATGATCGAGGCGGCCGCGGAGCGCGGGTACGACGCGCACGCGGTCACCGACCACGCCGCCGGCCCGGGGATCTTCGGCAACACGGGGCTCGACGAGGCCGAGATCGCGGCGCAGGCGGATGCGGTCGCCGACGCGATTGACGCGGTCGACGGAGCGGTCTGGGCCGGCGAGGGCGGAGCCGGCGAGAGCGGAGCCGGCGAGCCTACCGACGCCGACATCGAGGTGTTCCACGGGATCGAGGCCAACATCGACGCGGAGGGAGAGATCACCACCGACGACGACACCCTCGCCGACCTCGATATCGTCGTCGCCTCGCCGCACTCCGCGCTGGGACAGGACCCCGACGCCGCCACGGAGCGGCTGATCCGGGCGGTCGAACACCCGTATGTCGATATCCTCGGCCACCCGACCGGCCGGATCATCAACAGCCGCCCGGGCATCGCGCCCGACGTGGCGGCCGTGGTCGAGGCGGCCGCGGCCGCCGGCACCGCGATCGAGGTGAACGCGAACCCGGCCCGCCTCGACGCCGACGGCGACATGGTCCGGGCTGCGATCGACGCGGGCGCGACGATCGCGGTCAACACCGACGCGCACGCGCCCCGTGAGCTCGACAACGCCCGGTACGGGGTCCACACCGCCCGGCGCGGCTGGGCCGAGACGGCGGACGTGCTCAACGCGCGCTCCCCCGACGAGATCCGGGCGTTCCTCGACGGCTGA
- a CDS encoding VOC family protein, translating into MSDPTAHHVGITVADLDRAVDFYTETFGLDRLSEFAVGGDAFAEAVAVEDASAEFAHLDADGAIVELVAYDPTGESGDVPELNRPGATHLGLSVDDVEAFYADLADDVETLSPPRTTESGTTILFVRDPEGNLIEVLDA; encoded by the coding sequence GTGTCCGATCCAACCGCTCACCACGTCGGAATCACCGTCGCCGATCTGGACCGCGCCGTCGACTTCTACACCGAGACGTTCGGCCTCGACCGTCTCTCGGAGTTCGCGGTCGGCGGCGACGCCTTCGCTGAGGCGGTCGCCGTCGAGGACGCGTCGGCCGAGTTCGCACACCTCGACGCCGACGGCGCGATCGTCGAACTCGTCGCGTACGATCCGACCGGCGAGTCGGGAGACGTCCCCGAACTGAACCGGCCCGGCGCGACCCACCTCGGACTGTCCGTCGACGACGTGGAGGCGTTCTACGCCGACCTCGCTGACGACGTGGAGACGCTGAGCCCGCCGCGAACGACCGAAAGCGGGACGACGATCCTGTTCGTCAGGGACCCGGAGGGGAACCTGATCGAAGTGCTGGACGCCTAA
- the dcd gene encoding dCTP deaminase yields the protein MILSDADILDRLAEGDLVVEPLDDVDQQVQPASVDLRLGERFLEFQRTNIPCIHPTEADEVGDYVTETRVPEGEEFILHPGDFVLGTTTERVEIPPDLLATVQGRSSLGRLAIVIHATAGIVDPGYKGQITLELSNLGTAPVALTPGMRVSQLIFTELKSPAKRPYGVERGSKYQDQDGPQASRIGSDPEFHSDENQAAEHES from the coding sequence ATGATCCTGTCGGACGCGGACATCCTCGACCGCCTCGCGGAGGGGGACCTCGTCGTCGAACCCCTCGACGACGTCGACCAGCAGGTCCAGCCCGCGAGCGTCGACCTGCGGCTCGGCGAGCGCTTCCTGGAGTTCCAGCGCACGAACATTCCCTGTATCCACCCAACCGAGGCCGACGAGGTCGGCGACTACGTCACGGAGACGCGCGTCCCCGAGGGCGAGGAGTTCATCCTCCACCCGGGCGACTTCGTGCTCGGGACCACCACGGAGCGCGTCGAGATCCCGCCGGACCTGCTCGCGACCGTGCAAGGCCGGTCCTCGCTCGGGCGGCTCGCGATCGTCATCCACGCCACCGCGGGGATCGTCGATCCGGGGTACAAGGGGCAGATCACGCTCGAACTGTCGAACCTCGGCACCGCGCCCGTCGCGCTCACGCCCGGGATGCGCGTCTCACAGCTCATCTTCACGGAGCTCAAATCGCCCGCAAAACGCCCGTATGGCGTCGAACGCGGCTCGAAGTATCAGGACCAGGACGGCCCGCAGGCCTCCCGAATCGGCTCCGATCCGGAGTTTCACAGTGACGAGAACCAGGCGGCGGAGCACGAGTCGTGA
- a CDS encoding thiamine-phosphate synthase family protein has protein sequence MRFIEEVVVDEFLPTVRSMLAEDLRERGFTQHEVADALGISQSAVSKYAHGDVARHDRIVADERVRELVERVGEGLATGEMTPVAALAEIEVLIRRLEEGDLLADLHEEAMPALADAEVEFAVHDPDSGLRERERVLSSVRRGLRTLTNASGFAGLIPNVGANVAECLDDARTVDDVAAVPGRLVDVKGRAMVPGEPEFGVSEHVATVLLAAREAGATARGAVNVRYAPGTVEALATDHPTVEFDPERPTREAVVDAVADAERSGGDSADSDTLVLYQTGAVGVEPIVYVLAPTAADAARIVRGLV, from the coding sequence GTGAGGTTCATCGAGGAGGTCGTCGTCGACGAGTTCCTCCCGACGGTGCGCTCGATGCTGGCGGAGGACCTCCGCGAGCGCGGCTTCACCCAGCACGAGGTCGCCGACGCGCTCGGCATCTCGCAGTCCGCGGTCTCGAAGTACGCCCACGGCGACGTGGCCCGCCACGACCGGATCGTCGCCGATGAGCGCGTTCGCGAACTCGTCGAGCGCGTGGGCGAGGGGCTCGCGACGGGGGAGATGACACCGGTCGCAGCCCTCGCCGAGATCGAGGTGCTGATCCGCCGGTTGGAGGAGGGCGACCTCCTCGCGGACCTCCACGAGGAGGCGATGCCCGCGCTCGCCGACGCCGAGGTGGAGTTCGCCGTTCACGACCCGGACAGCGGGCTCCGCGAGCGCGAGCGCGTCCTCTCCTCGGTCCGGCGCGGGCTCCGCACCCTGACGAACGCCTCCGGGTTCGCCGGGCTCATCCCGAACGTCGGTGCCAACGTCGCCGAGTGTCTCGACGACGCGCGGACGGTCGACGACGTGGCGGCCGTGCCCGGTCGCCTCGTCGACGTGAAGGGACGGGCGATGGTCCCGGGCGAGCCCGAGTTCGGCGTGAGCGAGCACGTCGCGACGGTCCTGCTCGCCGCGCGTGAGGCGGGCGCGACCGCTCGCGGCGCGGTGAACGTGCGGTACGCCCCCGGAACCGTCGAGGCGCTCGCCACCGACCATCCGACGGTGGAGTTCGACCCCGAGCGACCGACCCGGGAGGCGGTCGTCGATGCGGTCGCCGACGCGGAGCGCTCGGGCGGCGACAGCGCCGACAGCGACACCCTCGTCCTCTACCAGACGGGCGCGGTCGGCGTCGAGCCGATCGTCTACGTGCTCGCGCCGACCGCCGCGGACGCGGCCCGAATCGTTCGCGGGCTGGTCTGA
- the metG gene encoding methionine--tRNA ligase: protein MSHDDFPTDDPAVVTCGLPYANGDLHIGHLRTYVGGDVYRRALERLGQETAFVSGSDMHGTPVAVNAEQEGVSPEQFALDWHEQYAATFPKFNVEFDNYGHTHDETNTAVTQQLVRDLDEGGHLYEKEIMVAYDPVDDQFLPDRYVEGTCPYCGAHARGDECDEGCQRHLEPGEVEDPESTITGNPAEYRERTHQFFEVSAFSEYLSGFLDRLEGTSNARNQPREWIEQGLQDWCITRDMDWGIDYPGENPQDLVLYVWVDAPIEYISSTKQYTERVGADAFDWEAAWKEGASDAHPEGGEIVHVIGRDIIQHHTIFWPAMLEATDHTEPRAVMASGFVTLGGKGFSTSRDRAVWADEYLDEGFHPDPLRYYLATNGGFQQDVDFSWEKFRDRVNTELVGTVGNFLYRSLLFAHRNYDDAPIADATSDEVAERIEEAIADFEAAVNDYSVRAVGDAVTDLARFGNEYIQRSEPWKLVDDDPEEAAQVIHDCVAIAKAIAVLFEPIAPEKTERLWDQLGEDGSVHETTVEAAREGPAGDLAEPTELFEQIEDERVEALNEKLEARAAEAEDGDEADEESGDDGEADDGSDEADDDTTDEPDMTDIEPLSDDRISFDDFQELDIRIGRIEEAEGIEGADDLLKLRVDLGAETRTIVAGLKQLHDVDDLPGTKVVVLANMEKAELFGVESNGMVLAAGEEADLLTTYEDAGPGTKVK from the coding sequence ATGAGCCACGACGACTTCCCCACCGACGATCCGGCGGTGGTGACCTGTGGACTGCCGTACGCCAACGGCGACCTCCACATCGGCCACCTCCGCACCTACGTCGGCGGCGACGTGTACCGGCGCGCGCTCGAACGACTCGGGCAGGAGACCGCGTTCGTCTCCGGCTCCGACATGCACGGCACCCCCGTCGCGGTCAACGCCGAGCAGGAGGGGGTCTCCCCCGAGCAGTTCGCGCTCGACTGGCACGAGCAGTACGCCGCGACGTTCCCGAAGTTCAACGTCGAGTTCGACAACTACGGCCACACCCACGACGAGACGAACACGGCGGTGACCCAACAGCTCGTCCGTGACCTCGACGAGGGCGGCCACCTCTACGAGAAGGAGATCATGGTCGCGTACGACCCCGTCGACGACCAGTTCCTCCCGGACCGGTACGTCGAGGGGACCTGCCCCTACTGCGGTGCACACGCCCGCGGCGACGAGTGCGACGAGGGGTGCCAGCGCCACCTCGAACCCGGCGAGGTCGAGGACCCCGAATCGACGATCACCGGCAACCCCGCCGAGTACCGCGAGCGCACCCACCAGTTCTTCGAAGTCTCCGCGTTCTCCGAGTACCTCTCCGGCTTCCTCGATCGGCTGGAGGGGACCTCGAACGCCCGGAACCAGCCCCGCGAGTGGATCGAGCAGGGGCTCCAAGACTGGTGTATCACCCGCGACATGGACTGGGGGATCGACTACCCCGGCGAAAACCCGCAGGACCTCGTCTTATACGTCTGGGTCGACGCCCCGATCGAGTATATCTCCTCGACGAAGCAGTACACCGAGCGCGTCGGCGCCGACGCCTTCGACTGGGAGGCCGCGTGGAAGGAGGGCGCGAGCGACGCGCACCCCGAGGGCGGCGAGATCGTCCACGTGATCGGCCGCGACATCATTCAACATCACACGATCTTCTGGCCCGCGATGCTGGAGGCGACCGACCACACCGAGCCGCGCGCCGTGATGGCGAGCGGCTTCGTCACCCTCGGCGGCAAGGGCTTCTCCACGAGCCGCGACCGCGCGGTCTGGGCCGACGAGTACCTCGACGAGGGGTTCCATCCCGACCCGCTGCGCTACTACCTCGCGACCAACGGCGGGTTCCAGCAGGACGTGGACTTCTCGTGGGAGAAGTTCCGCGACCGCGTCAACACCGAGCTGGTGGGGACCGTCGGCAACTTCCTCTACCGCTCGCTGCTCTTCGCCCACCGCAACTACGACGACGCGCCCATCGCGGACGCGACGAGCGACGAGGTCGCCGAGCGGATCGAGGAGGCGATCGCCGACTTCGAGGCCGCCGTCAACGACTACTCCGTGCGCGCGGTCGGCGACGCCGTCACCGACCTCGCCCGGTTCGGCAACGAGTACATCCAGCGCAGCGAGCCGTGGAAGCTCGTGGACGACGACCCCGAGGAGGCCGCGCAGGTCATCCACGACTGCGTCGCGATCGCGAAGGCGATCGCGGTCCTGTTCGAGCCCATCGCACCCGAGAAGACCGAGCGTCTCTGGGACCAGCTCGGCGAGGACGGCTCGGTCCACGAGACCACCGTCGAGGCGGCCCGCGAGGGCCCCGCCGGCGACCTCGCGGAGCCGACGGAGCTGTTCGAGCAGATCGAAGACGAGCGCGTCGAGGCGCTCAACGAGAAGCTGGAGGCGCGCGCCGCCGAGGCGGAGGACGGCGACGAAGCGGACGAGGAGAGCGGCGACGACGGCGAGGCGGACGACGGCAGCGACGAAGCGGACGACGACACCACTGACGAACCCGACATGACCGACATCGAACCCCTCAGCGACGACCGCATCAGCTTCGACGACTTCCAGGAACTGGACATCCGGATCGGCCGGATCGAGGAGGCGGAGGGTATCGAGGGCGCCGACGACCTCCTGAAGCTCCGCGTCGACCTCGGCGCGGAGACCCGGACGATCGTCGCGGGGCTCAAACAACTCCACGACGTGGACGACCTGCCCGGAACGAAGGTCGTCGTGCTCGCGAACATGGAGAAGGCGGAGCTGTTCGGCGTCGAGTCGAACGGGATGGTGCTCGCCGCCGGCGAGGAGGCCGACCTCCTCACCACCTACGAGGACGCCGGGCCGGGGACGAAGGTGAAGTAA
- a CDS encoding YIP1 family protein, with protein MPSPLAPLSGLVSGLLDRSRAGFRWLKPDKQALTVGVVVFVTLATTLGIVALGAAFDATIDREVTVDNPDYPPESTCETFGEDGDSVFVEQCDRPERIDVDVGEELRSASGEYVGYALIGVPIWWAIFALALHGGARLAGGSGSLGDSFAIAAWAIAAEVARLVAGLGAIWYVLATTTVEGTTMESIATEIVAAISTMQGPLLVASAVVISVQWVVVVGGLEAYHDLDRGIAGTVAGVLAVFGLLLAAV; from the coding sequence ATGCCCTCCCCGCTCGCTCCGCTCTCCGGACTCGTCAGTGGCCTCCTCGATCGCTCGCGCGCCGGTTTCCGATGGCTCAAGCCGGACAAGCAGGCTCTCACCGTCGGCGTCGTCGTCTTCGTCACCCTCGCAACGACCCTCGGAATCGTCGCGCTCGGCGCCGCCTTCGACGCGACGATCGACCGCGAGGTGACGGTCGACAACCCCGACTATCCGCCGGAGTCGACCTGTGAGACGTTCGGCGAGGACGGCGACTCGGTCTTCGTCGAGCAGTGCGACCGGCCGGAGCGGATCGACGTGGATGTCGGCGAGGAGCTGCGGAGCGCGTCGGGCGAGTACGTCGGCTACGCGCTGATCGGCGTGCCGATCTGGTGGGCGATCTTCGCGCTCGCGCTCCACGGCGGGGCGCGCCTCGCTGGGGGATCCGGCTCTCTCGGCGACTCGTTCGCCATCGCGGCGTGGGCGATCGCCGCGGAGGTGGCTCGGCTGGTCGCCGGGCTCGGCGCGATCTGGTACGTGCTCGCGACGACGACGGTCGAGGGGACCACGATGGAGTCGATCGCGACCGAGATCGTCGCGGCCATCTCGACGATGCAGGGGCCGCTTCTGGTGGCCTCCGCGGTCGTGATCTCGGTCCAGTGGGTCGTGGTCGTCGGCGGGCTGGAAGCCTACCACGACCTCGACCGAGGGATCGCGGGGACAGTCGCGGGCGTCCTCGCGGTGTTCGGGCTCCTGCTCGCAGCGGTGTGA
- a CDS encoding MFS transporter, with product MTLGRIREYDVLVLTSLIWFLGKFVRYAFPPLFEPLQASYGVSNAAVGAAFSGFMAVYALLQFPSGAIADRVGAVRVIALGAVVAGVGSLALLFDTPFAVLAGAMLVIGAGTGAHKTVAIRLLSRVYPVRTGRALGAHDTVGALGGVAAPAAVTLFVAAPPALAGFLSRLPGADWRGLFVVTGVIALALAGAFALRVPGRLPADADRGPEREGSEPGASDYLALFEDRRLAAFVIVTIAFSFAYNGAVAFLPLYLSQAAGLSTATANLLYSALFAVTFVQLVSGDLSDRFGRFPVMVAALALAAAALVGVVALARGETGAGPIVLGALVVAFGLGSHGFRPVRGVYLIEALPERLAGGGLGVVRTLLMGAGALAPATVGAIADASGFRPAFGLLAGALALAAVAAAGLWATE from the coding sequence ATGACCCTCGGCCGGATCAGGGAGTACGACGTACTCGTGCTCACGTCGCTGATCTGGTTTCTCGGGAAGTTCGTTCGGTACGCGTTCCCGCCGCTGTTCGAGCCCCTGCAGGCGAGCTACGGGGTGAGCAACGCCGCCGTCGGAGCCGCGTTCTCGGGTTTCATGGCCGTCTATGCCCTCCTGCAGTTCCCGAGCGGAGCGATCGCCGACCGCGTCGGGGCCGTTCGGGTGATCGCGTTGGGCGCGGTCGTGGCCGGTGTCGGTTCCCTCGCGTTGCTCTTTGACACCCCCTTCGCGGTGCTGGCGGGGGCGATGCTCGTGATCGGCGCGGGGACGGGCGCGCACAAAACGGTCGCAATACGGCTGCTCTCGCGGGTGTACCCGGTTCGGACCGGGCGCGCGCTCGGCGCCCACGACACCGTCGGCGCGCTCGGCGGGGTGGCCGCGCCCGCGGCGGTCACCCTCTTCGTCGCCGCGCCGCCCGCGCTCGCCGGGTTCCTCTCTCGGCTCCCGGGCGCTGACTGGCGCGGCCTGTTCGTCGTCACGGGCGTCATCGCGCTCGCGCTTGCGGGAGCCTTTGCCCTCCGCGTTCCGGGTCGGCTCCCGGCTGACGCCGACCGCGGCCCGGAGCGAGAGGGGTCGGAGCCGGGCGCGAGCGACTACCTCGCGTTGTTCGAGGACCGACGACTCGCGGCGTTCGTGATCGTGACGATCGCCTTCTCGTTCGCGTACAACGGGGCCGTCGCCTTCCTCCCGCTGTATCTCTCGCAAGCGGCCGGGCTGTCGACCGCGACCGCAAATCTGCTGTACTCCGCGCTGTTCGCGGTCACCTTCGTCCAACTCGTCTCCGGCGACCTCTCCGACCGATTCGGCCGCTTCCCCGTGATGGTTGCTGCGCTCGCGCTCGCGGCGGCGGCTCTCGTCGGCGTCGTCGCGCTCGCAAGAGGGGAAACAGGGGCGGGACCGATCGTTCTCGGCGCTCTCGTCGTCGCGTTCGGGCTCGGTTCTCACGGGTTCCGCCCGGTCCGCGGCGTGTACCTGATCGAGGCGCTCCCCGAGCGACTCGCTGGTGGCGGGCTCGGCGTCGTCCGCACCCTGTTGATGGGTGCCGGCGCGCTTGCTCCCGCGACGGTGGGGGCGATCGCCGACGCGTCCGGGTTCCGACCCGCGTTCGGGCTGCTCGCCGGGGCGCTCGCGCTGGCGGCGGTCGCGGCGGCGGGGCTGTGGGCGACCGAGTGA
- a CDS encoding 2,5-diamino-6-(ribosylamino)-4(3H)-pyrimidinone 5'-phosphate reductase, protein MHVVVNAAQSVDGKLATRRREQLRISGPEDFDRVDRVRAAADAVLVGVGTVLADDPHLTLDEEDRRVERLRNGRPGNPARVVVDSTGRTPTDARILDDAATTYLLVSASAPPERREALAAAGAEVVVVEGGSGTERESESDGDHVDLVAGIHALAERGIDRLMVEGGGEVIYSCFAAGLVDELHVYVGSMVIGGRDAPTLADGEGFTEAFPRLDLVDTERLDDGIVLSYEVGDGTP, encoded by the coding sequence ATGCACGTCGTCGTCAACGCGGCCCAGAGCGTCGACGGGAAACTCGCAACGCGGCGCCGGGAGCAGCTCCGGATCTCGGGACCGGAGGATTTCGACCGAGTCGACCGCGTCAGGGCGGCCGCGGACGCGGTGTTAGTCGGGGTTGGAACCGTCCTCGCGGACGACCCGCACCTCACGCTCGACGAGGAGGACCGACGCGTCGAACGGCTCCGGAACGGCCGCCCGGGCAACCCCGCCCGCGTCGTCGTCGACTCGACCGGACGGACGCCGACCGACGCCCGGATCCTCGACGACGCGGCGACGACCTACCTGCTCGTCTCCGCGTCGGCGCCCCCCGAGCGACGCGAGGCGCTTGCGGCCGCCGGTGCCGAGGTCGTCGTGGTCGAGGGCGGAAGCGGGACCGAACGTGAGAGCGAGAGCGACGGGGACCACGTCGACCTCGTGGCGGGAATCCACGCGCTGGCAGAGCGGGGCATCGACCGGCTGATGGTCGAGGGCGGCGGTGAAGTCATCTACTCGTGTTTCGCGGCAGGACTCGTCGACGAGCTTCACGTGTATGTGGGGTCGATGGTGATCGGGGGGCGTGACGCGCCGACGCTCGCCGACGGTGAGGGGTTCACCGAAGCGTTCCCGCGGCTCGATCTGGTCGATACCGAGCGGCTCGACGACGGAATCGTGCTCTCGTACGAGGTCGGAGACGGCACGCCGTAG
- a CDS encoding coiled-coil protein, which translates to MVTKEEVIEQYDIEAMDEADNVDLSEDDLENGSKGQLIKRAGQLRDRRNELNQMASERASNRDDLNAKTREKVDEAQEHREKRDELNEQVQEHKDKRNELNADANELFDEVEELKQDMELGSGKSIEELKEEIEDLEFRQQTEVLDAEDERELIEKIDEKREKLAEKKEKVDDTSELDELVEEAEEVRSEASQHHQKVTELADKAQEHHNQMIEAYREADDIRDEADEMHELFVEAQEAADQHHEDFVRVQKRLRELDKEEEKERKDERAEKREEEKEEAEEIYQKFKEGETLDTEDLMKLQKTGLL; encoded by the coding sequence ATGGTAACGAAAGAAGAAGTCATCGAACAGTACGATATCGAGGCGATGGACGAGGCGGACAACGTGGACCTTTCTGAGGACGATCTTGAGAACGGATCGAAGGGTCAGCTCATTAAACGCGCCGGGCAGCTGCGCGACCGACGGAACGAGCTGAACCAGATGGCCTCCGAGCGCGCATCCAACCGCGACGACCTCAACGCGAAGACCCGCGAGAAGGTCGATGAGGCCCAAGAACACCGCGAGAAGCGCGACGAGCTCAACGAGCAGGTCCAAGAGCACAAGGACAAGCGGAACGAGCTCAACGCCGATGCCAACGAGCTGTTCGACGAGGTTGAGGAGCTCAAACAGGACATGGAGCTCGGCTCCGGCAAGTCCATCGAGGAGCTCAAAGAGGAGATCGAGGACCTGGAGTTCCGTCAGCAGACGGAGGTCCTCGACGCCGAGGACGAGCGTGAGCTTATCGAGAAGATCGACGAGAAGCGAGAGAAGCTCGCCGAGAAGAAGGAGAAAGTCGACGACACCAGCGAGCTCGACGAGCTCGTCGAGGAGGCCGAGGAGGTCCGCTCCGAGGCGTCCCAGCACCACCAGAAGGTGACGGAGCTCGCCGACAAGGCTCAGGAGCACCACAACCAGATGATCGAGGCCTACCGCGAGGCCGACGACATCCGCGACGAGGCCGACGAGATGCACGAGCTGTTCGTCGAGGCCCAGGAGGCCGCCGACCAGCATCACGAGGACTTCGTTCGCGTTCAGAAGCGCCTGCGCGAGCTCGACAAGGAGGAAGAGAAGGAGCGCAAGGACGAGCGCGCCGAGAAGCGCGAGGAAGAGAAGGAAGAGGCCGAGGAGATCTATCAGAAGTTCAAGGAGGGCGAGACGCTCGACACCGAGGACCTGATGAAGCTCCAGAAGACCGGTCTGCTGTAG